In Thiospirochaeta perfilievii, a single window of DNA contains:
- a CDS encoding tagaturonate reductase, which translates to MELNKKNLGTIIGREKDEYPVKVLQFGEGNFLRGFVDWMIHRTNQKGLFNGSVRVVQPLENGLITMLNDQNGLYTLIRRGLFKGEVINDNEIITSIERGINPYTEYDDFIQSADLPELRFVVSNTTEAGIVYRGGESIDDKPQISYPGKLTAFLYRRFKTFNKSIDKGLIIIPCELIDRNGDNLKKIVYRLANEWILDKEFIQWLDNSCAFFNTLVDRIVTGYPRNEVEDLTKELGYKDNLLDSSEVFNLWVIEGDKKYSAELPLAETDGCNVIWTEDMTPYRTRKVRILNGIHTMMCLPAYLYGVETVGECLENKTVRRFIDKAVETEIIPSINFDKKELTEFAKDVMERFANPFIKHELLSISLNSVSKYKARVLPTVLEYIELNKKAPELLSFSLASLMHFYKEHGKDSSEVLEYFNRAYKDFNGTKESGEIFTKNIMSNLDFWGQDLALIKLFYKKVTHYFNEIESKGIKSVMESL; encoded by the coding sequence GAGAAAAAGATGAATACCCAGTTAAGGTATTACAGTTTGGAGAAGGTAATTTTTTAAGAGGTTTTGTTGATTGGATGATACATAGAACAAATCAAAAAGGGCTGTTTAATGGAAGTGTCAGAGTTGTCCAACCATTAGAGAATGGATTAATTACTATGCTTAATGATCAAAATGGACTATATACGCTTATTAGAAGGGGACTTTTTAAAGGTGAAGTTATTAATGATAATGAGATTATAACTTCAATAGAAAGGGGAATTAACCCATACACTGAATATGATGATTTTATACAATCTGCAGATTTACCAGAGTTAAGGTTTGTTGTGTCAAATACAACCGAGGCTGGAATAGTATATAGAGGGGGGGAATCTATAGATGATAAACCTCAGATATCATACCCCGGAAAATTAACTGCTTTTTTATATAGAAGGTTTAAAACCTTCAATAAATCAATAGATAAGGGATTAATAATTATTCCGTGTGAACTTATTGATAGAAATGGAGATAATCTTAAAAAAATAGTATATAGATTAGCAAATGAGTGGATTCTTGATAAAGAGTTTATCCAATGGTTAGATAATTCCTGTGCATTTTTTAATACTCTAGTAGATAGAATAGTAACTGGATATCCAAGAAATGAGGTAGAAGATTTGACAAAGGAGTTAGGATACAAAGATAATCTTCTAGATAGCTCTGAAGTTTTCAATCTTTGGGTTATAGAAGGGGATAAAAAGTATTCCGCTGAACTACCTCTTGCAGAAACAGATGGGTGTAATGTTATCTGGACAGAGGACATGACTCCATATAGAACAAGAAAGGTCCGGATATTAAATGGAATACATACAATGATGTGTCTCCCTGCTTATCTATACGGTGTTGAAACAGTTGGAGAGTGTCTAGAGAATAAAACTGTTAGAAGATTTATTGATAAAGCTGTAGAAACAGAAATTATACCAAGTATTAATTTTGATAAAAAAGAGTTAACTGAGTTTGCAAAGGATGTTATGGAGAGATTTGCAAATCCATTTATTAAACATGAACTTTTAAGTATCTCATTAAACTCTGTCTCTAAATATAAGGCTAGGGTTTTACCTACAGTTCTAGAATATATAGAACTTAATAAAAAAGCCCCTGAACTACTCTCATTCTCACTGGCATCCCTAATGCATTTTTATAAAGAACATGGTAAGGATAGTTCTGAAGTTTTGGAGTATTTTAATCGTGCTTACAAAGATTTTAATGGAACCAAGGAGTCAGGGGAGATTTTTACTAAAAATATAATGTCTAACTTAGATTTTTGGGGACAAGATTTGGCTTTAATCAAATTATTTTATAAGAAGGTAACACACTACTTTAATGAAATAGAGTCTAAAGGTATTAAGTCTGTAATGGAGAGTCTTTAA